The following proteins are co-located in the Carassius auratus strain Wakin unplaced genomic scaffold, ASM336829v1 scaf_tig00001155, whole genome shotgun sequence genome:
- the LOC113069216 gene encoding CD27 antigen, with amino-acid sequence MKPTMNQSDTRRVLAIFVAASSTLYAAACPENHFQVQETLCCLNCQNGEYVARNCSEGPRGHIAVLCNLCRRCEEIGEITVSNCTRFLDTQCAPIHMKEITLYGCSPVIAAVVLLAVFLAACLFSRISKSGESNGGSAGETLNISI; translated from the exons ATGAAACCTACAATGAACCAGTCAGACACCAGACGTGTTTTG GCAATATTTGTGGCTGCATCGAGTACTCTATATGCAGCAGCATGTCCAGAGAACCATTTCCAAGTTCAAGAAACCCTGTGCTGCTTGAACTGCCAAAATG GTGAGTATGTTGCTCGCAACTGCTCTGAAGGACCCAGAGGCCACATTGCTGTATTATGTAATCTATGCCGCAGATGTGAAG AAATTGGAGAGATTACTGTTTCCAATTGCACACGGTTTTTAGACACACAGTGTGCCCCCATACACA TGAAAGAGATAACCTT GTATGGTTGCTCACCTGTGATAGCCGCTGTTGTCCTTCTGGCTGTGTTTCTGGCAGCCTGCTTATTTAGCAGAATCAGTAAATCAGGTGAATCTAATGGAGGCTCTGCAG GAGAGACATTGAATATTTCCATATAA